A window from uncultured Desulfobacter sp. encodes these proteins:
- a CDS encoding MBOAT family O-acyltransferase produces the protein MIWVVIVSTLIDYLCALFISRGFKITHHTSHATTNVRWTTQKVVLAISIISRLCFLGYFKYYNFFIETALNILNTIGLEPAWLASATQVSLPLGISFYTFQSMSYTIDVYRGKVAATRSFIKFAAYVTMFPQLIAGPIVRYSDVEAQIACHRISSDQFGEGILRFITGLGKKVLIANPLALAADRIFALPAAELSFSLAWLGIITYTLQIYFDFSGYSCMAIGLGKMIGFNFPENFNYPYISKSIREFWRRWHISLSTWFRDYLYIPLGGNQHGKVRTYINLLIVFFVCGLWHGANWTFIIWGLYHGAFIALERSGASMFLSKIPNIFRHLYAMLIIMVGWVFFRTDNSNHAFFYLKAMAGMGETRDGAYILGQIFSNAFLLSLTAGVLLSTPIFKAFRLLPMFPEDGTASSVQEMVYSSFLFAVFILCIMSLAAGTYNPFIYFRF, from the coding sequence ATGATATGGGTGGTGATTGTTTCAACCCTGATAGATTATCTTTGCGCTCTATTTATCTCCCGCGGCTTTAAAATTACTCATCACACATCGCACGCGACCACCAACGTTCGGTGGACGACACAAAAGGTGGTCTTGGCCATCTCCATTATTTCCAGGCTCTGCTTTCTGGGATATTTCAAATATTACAATTTTTTTATCGAAACCGCTCTGAACATTTTGAATACCATCGGTTTGGAACCCGCTTGGTTGGCATCGGCCACCCAGGTATCTCTGCCGTTGGGAATCAGTTTTTACACCTTTCAATCCATGAGTTACACCATTGACGTGTATCGAGGGAAAGTTGCGGCAACCCGGAGTTTTATTAAATTTGCAGCCTATGTGACAATGTTCCCTCAATTAATTGCAGGGCCTATTGTGCGCTACAGCGATGTTGAGGCACAGATTGCCTGTCATAGAATTTCATCGGATCAGTTTGGTGAAGGTATTCTGCGGTTCATTACCGGTCTTGGTAAAAAAGTTCTGATCGCAAACCCTCTGGCTCTGGCAGCCGACCGGATATTTGCCCTGCCCGCTGCGGAATTGTCCTTTTCCCTGGCATGGCTTGGTATCATCACTTATACCCTGCAAATCTATTTTGATTTTTCCGGATATTCCTGCATGGCCATTGGGCTGGGAAAAATGATAGGATTCAATTTTCCGGAAAATTTCAATTATCCTTATATATCAAAATCCATACGGGAGTTCTGGCGCCGTTGGCATATTTCCTTGTCGACTTGGTTCAGAGACTATCTGTATATCCCTCTGGGGGGGAATCAGCATGGAAAAGTTAGGACATATATAAATTTATTGATCGTTTTTTTTGTATGTGGTTTGTGGCATGGCGCTAACTGGACGTTTATTATATGGGGGCTTTATCACGGGGCTTTTATTGCCTTGGAAAGAAGTGGCGCCTCTATGTTTTTATCAAAAATTCCAAATATTTTTCGGCATTTGTATGCAATGCTGATCATTATGGTCGGGTGGGTGTTTTTCAGAACTGATAACTCAAACCACGCTTTTTTTTATCTCAAAGCAATGGCCGGAATGGGCGAAACCCGGGATGGGGCATACATACTGGGACAAATTTTTTCAAACGCCTTCCTGCTTTCCCTGACCGCCGGCGTCCTGCTTAGCACACCTATCTTTAAAGCGTTTAGACTATTACCAATGTTCCCGGAAGACGGTACTGCCAGCTCTGTCCAAGAGATGGTTTATTCCTCTTTCCTCTTCGCTGTTTTTATTCTTTGCATTATGAGTCTTGCGGCAGGTACCTATAACCCATTTATATATTTCAGGTTTTGA